A single Sphingomonas sp. IW22 DNA region contains:
- a CDS encoding cytidine deaminase, whose amino-acid sequence MERGGAVTEIDERSLIAAARDAALKAHAPYSRFSVGAAVLLNDGAVVTGANFENASYGLSLCAETVAIAKASSEGRLADVIAVAVIGGMQVDGRPAGSDPVRPCGRCRQVLNEAAGIGRRDLIVLCAGAQGDAIERHRLSELLPNAFGPADLGL is encoded by the coding sequence ATGGAACGTGGTGGCGCAGTGACAGAGATTGATGAGCGAAGCCTGATCGCCGCCGCGCGTGACGCGGCGTTGAAGGCTCATGCGCCTTATTCGCGCTTTTCAGTGGGGGCTGCCGTTCTGCTGAACGATGGCGCGGTCGTAACGGGCGCCAATTTCGAGAACGCCAGCTACGGCCTGTCGCTATGTGCCGAAACGGTGGCAATCGCGAAGGCGAGTTCCGAGGGGCGGCTTGCCGACGTGATCGCCGTTGCCGTCATTGGTGGGATGCAGGTCGACGGCCGACCGGCAGGGTCCGATCCGGTTCGACCCTGCGGTCGCTGCCGGCAGGTACTGAACGAGGCTGCCGGCATCGGCCGGCGCGACTTGATCGTGCTGTGCGCGGGTGCTCAAGGCGACGCGATCGAGCGCCACCGGTTGAGCGAGTTGTTGCCCAACGCGTTCGGACCTGCAGACCTGGGCCTTTAA
- the rplK gene encoding 50S ribosomal protein L11: MAKKITGYIKLQVPAGKANPSPPIGPALGQRGVNIMEFCKAFNASTGDQEVGTPLPTIITVYADRSFSFETKTPPATYLIKKAANLKSGSKEPGKVSAGKIKRSQLSEIATAKMKDLNANDIDAATKIIEGSARAMGLEVVEG; encoded by the coding sequence ATGGCAAAGAAAATCACCGGCTATATCAAGCTGCAGGTGCCGGCCGGCAAGGCCAACCCCAGCCCCCCGATCGGCCCCGCGCTGGGTCAGCGCGGCGTCAACATCATGGAATTCTGCAAGGCGTTCAACGCGTCGACCGGCGACCAGGAAGTCGGCACGCCGCTGCCGACGATCATCACCGTTTATGCCGACCGCAGCTTCTCGTTCGAGACCAAGACGCCGCCCGCGACTTATCTGATCAAGAAGGCTGCGAACCTGAAGTCGGGTTCGAAGGAGCCGGGCAAGGTTTCGGCCGGTAAGATCAAGCGTTCGCAGCTGTCGGAAATCGCGACGGCGAAGATGAAGGATCTGAACGCGAACGACATCGACGCCGCGACCAAGATCATCGAAGGTTCGGCCCGCGCGATGGGCCTCGAAGTGGTGGAGGGCTGA
- the gatC gene encoding Asp-tRNA(Asn)/Glu-tRNA(Gln) amidotransferase subunit GatC, which yields MSVEPATVKRIAGLARIAITEEEASRLAPELGNILGWIEQLGEVDTSSVAPMTAVIPNTLRLRDDVVTDGNVRDAVLANAPQAEHGFFAVPKVIE from the coding sequence ATGTCTGTCGAACCTGCAACCGTCAAACGCATCGCCGGCCTAGCCCGCATCGCGATCACCGAGGAGGAGGCTAGCCGCCTCGCGCCCGAACTGGGCAACATCCTGGGTTGGATCGAGCAACTGGGGGAGGTCGATACCTCCTCCGTCGCGCCGATGACCGCGGTCATTCCCAACACGCTGCGCCTGCGCGACGATGTCGTCACCGACGGCAATGTCCGCGATGCCGTACTGGCGAATGCGCCACAAGCCGAACATGGTTTCTTCGCCGTGCCCAAGGTGATCGAATAA
- a CDS encoding UPF0262 family protein: MADPRIMDVTLDERTILWRSADIEQERRIAIFDLLEGNYFRPLRDQADGYAGPYRLSLSVEEGRLVLAIARQDGSALETLVLALGRFRRPIRDYFAICDSYYQAIRNATAQQIETVDMARRGIHNEAAELLKERLDGKIEIDFDTARRLFTLVCVLHIKG, from the coding sequence ATGGCCGACCCCCGCATCATGGACGTCACGCTGGACGAGCGCACGATATTATGGCGGTCGGCCGATATCGAGCAGGAGCGTCGGATCGCAATCTTCGATCTGCTGGAGGGTAATTATTTCCGCCCGCTACGTGATCAGGCCGATGGCTATGCCGGACCATATCGTCTGTCGCTGAGCGTGGAGGAGGGGCGTCTGGTGCTGGCGATCGCGCGGCAGGATGGCTCCGCGCTCGAGACACTGGTCTTGGCGCTGGGTCGGTTCCGTCGACCGATCCGCGATTACTTTGCGATTTGCGACAGCTATTACCAGGCCATTCGGAACGCCACCGCGCAGCAGATCGAAACCGTCGATATGGCGCGACGCGGCATCCACAATGAAGCGGCCGAGCTGCTGAAGGAGCGGCTGGACGGCAAGATCGAGATAGATTTCGATACGGCGCGGCGGCTGTTCACGCTGGTCTGCGTTTTGCACATCAAGGGTTAA
- a CDS encoding esterase/lipase family protein — translation MIQNARRLMLSEVPRGLMGLGRLTVARSALMDVPRGDGGTVMLLPGLFNGDRSNIVLRRYLRAIGYRADGWGMGRNLGERSVGADGARLLAAIERMAGRTGQPVALVGISLGGVMARIAARRTPELVRSVVTVSAPFAGPLDGMPMWPVYRHVLGIDANDQTVVSLLKEAAAPSPVPATAIWSAHDGLVGGATCHDDHCRAIEVRSSHLWVQFNPDVLRAVAIALALAN, via the coding sequence ATGATCCAGAACGCCCGGCGGCTGATGCTGAGCGAAGTGCCGCGCGGATTGATGGGCCTGGGCAGGCTGACGGTGGCAAGATCGGCGCTGATGGATGTACCGCGCGGCGACGGCGGGACCGTTATGCTGCTGCCCGGCCTGTTCAACGGCGATCGTTCGAACATCGTTCTGCGACGTTATCTGAGGGCCATCGGATACCGCGCTGATGGTTGGGGCATGGGCCGCAATCTAGGCGAGCGCAGTGTGGGTGCCGATGGTGCACGTCTGCTTGCCGCGATTGAGCGGATGGCCGGGCGAACGGGTCAGCCGGTGGCGCTCGTCGGCATCAGCCTGGGCGGCGTGATGGCGCGCATCGCCGCGCGCCGGACGCCGGAACTGGTCCGCAGCGTCGTAACCGTCAGCGCGCCTTTTGCCGGACCACTGGATGGGATGCCGATGTGGCCGGTCTACCGCCACGTCCTTGGCATTGATGCCAACGATCAGACGGTCGTCTCCCTGCTCAAGGAAGCCGCCGCCCCTTCGCCAGTGCCTGCAACCGCGATCTGGAGCGCGCATGACGGGCTGGTCGGCGGAGCGACATGCCATGACGACCACTGCCGCGCGATCGAGGTGCGTTCCAGCCACCTATGGGTGCAGTTCAACCCCGACGTGCTGCGCGCGGTCGCGATCGCGCTCGCGCTCGCCAATTAG
- the rplA gene encoding 50S ribosomal protein L1, which yields MAKLTKKAKALATAVDREKLHGIDEAISLAKTNATAKFDETIEVALNLGVDPRHADQMVRGVVTLPKGTGKTVRVGVFAKGAKADEAREAGADVVGAEDLMETIQGGKIDFDRCIATPDMMGVVGRLGKILGPKGMMPNPKLGTVTMNVAEAVKAAKGGQVEYRVEKAGIIHSGIGKASFPAEDLRANFDALVDAVVKAKPSGAKGKYLRKIAVSSSMGAGIKVDVSEVSGA from the coding sequence ATGGCCAAACTGACCAAGAAGGCCAAGGCGCTGGCCACCGCCGTCGACCGTGAAAAGCTGCACGGCATCGACGAAGCGATCTCGCTCGCCAAGACCAACGCGACCGCCAAGTTCGACGAGACGATCGAAGTCGCACTGAACCTGGGCGTTGACCCCCGCCACGCCGACCAGATGGTTCGCGGCGTCGTCACCCTGCCCAAGGGCACCGGCAAGACCGTGCGCGTCGGCGTGTTCGCCAAGGGCGCCAAGGCTGACGAAGCTCGTGAAGCGGGTGCCGATGTCGTCGGCGCCGAAGACCTGATGGAAACCATTCAGGGCGGCAAGATCGACTTCGACCGCTGCATCGCGACCCCGGACATGATGGGCGTCGTCGGTCGCCTGGGTAAGATCCTGGGCCCCAAGGGCATGATGCCGAACCCCAAGCTGGGCACGGTCACCATGAACGTCGCTGAAGCCGTCAAGGCGGCCAAGGGCGGTCAGGTCGAGTACCGCGTCGAAAAGGCGGGCATCATCCATTCGGGCATCGGCAAGGCGTCGTTCCCGGCCGAAGACCTGCGCGCCAATTTCGACGCGCTGGTGGACGCCGTAGTCAAGGCCAAGCCGTCGGGTGCCAAGGGCAAGTATCTGCGCAAGATCGCCGTCAGCTCTTCGATGGGTGCAGGCATCAAGGTCGACGTGTCCGAGGTTTCGGGCGCCTGA
- a CDS encoding glucokinase, with the protein MAFMAQGDSVAIIGHVGRKGLRFARTDEAGCIDPRTIYFQGAGSATGISGALANYLREQGLQGRTIRTAIAVAGLIRGDTISVTHTRWFVSRSGLQAMLGHPPLLLNDFEAEAWALSERDGARQSSGTWCIAGITSGLGVSVLRRDADRTCVIATEAGHVAFAAPTGELAALVAALFPGASAVPAELLISAPGLLAIYQHLVVVQGTRPRYMEPEAITAAQASDPIAARACELLAQAFWSHMGNLVLAYGAWDGVIATGGLAMAMQPLAMQPDVVSAFVGRGKYARLLSEMPRRFERVEHGELIGAAAALRAQRVPEPAAQPLKPAPMAILNPVRMRPV; encoded by the coding sequence ATGGCGTTCATGGCGCAGGGTGATTCGGTCGCGATCATCGGGCATGTTGGTCGAAAGGGGCTGCGCTTTGCGCGGACCGATGAGGCGGGGTGCATTGATCCCCGAACCATTTATTTTCAAGGCGCCGGGTCGGCGACCGGCATTTCAGGCGCTCTGGCCAATTATCTACGCGAACAGGGGCTTCAGGGGCGGACCATTCGCACCGCAATTGCCGTGGCCGGACTTATTCGCGGTGACACGATCTCCGTTACGCATACACGCTGGTTTGTGTCGCGCTCGGGACTGCAAGCGATGCTGGGGCATCCGCCCCTTTTGCTCAACGATTTCGAGGCAGAGGCCTGGGCGCTGTCCGAGCGCGACGGAGCGCGGCAGTCCAGCGGCACATGGTGCATCGCTGGTATAACGTCCGGCTTGGGTGTGTCAGTGCTGAGGCGTGACGCGGATCGCACCTGTGTGATTGCGACGGAAGCGGGTCACGTCGCTTTTGCTGCCCCAACAGGCGAGCTGGCCGCGCTGGTAGCGGCGCTCTTTCCCGGTGCATCGGCCGTACCGGCGGAGTTGTTGATTTCAGCACCCGGCTTGCTGGCCATTTACCAGCACCTTGTCGTCGTACAGGGCACACGGCCGCGCTATATGGAACCGGAAGCCATCACTGCGGCGCAGGCGAGCGATCCAATCGCCGCACGGGCCTGCGAATTGCTGGCACAGGCATTTTGGTCGCACATGGGCAATCTGGTGCTGGCCTATGGGGCGTGGGATGGCGTCATCGCAACCGGCGGCCTTGCGATGGCGATGCAGCCATTGGCCATGCAGCCGGACGTCGTTTCGGCGTTTGTGGGCCGCGGGAAATATGCGCGCCTGTTGTCCGAAATGCCGCGCCGTTTCGAACGAGTGGAGCACGGCGAACTGATCGGCGCCGCTGCGGCACTACGAGCACAGCGTGTGCCGGAACCTGCGGCTCAGCCACTCAAGCCCGCCCCGATGGCAATCCTGAACCCGGTGCGGATGCGTCCGGTTTAG
- a CDS encoding DUF808 domain-containing protein — protein MAGGLIALLDDVAAIAKLAAASIDDVGAAAGKAGAKAAGVVIDDAAVTPGYVTGLAPSRELPIIMKIGVGSLRNKLLILLPAALLLSALAPWAITPILMLGGAYLCFEGAEKLIEKMRGESHGEEVVEISDPAELEARQVSGAIRTDLILSAEIMAIALAELPQQSLLMQAVVLAVVGIAITLAVYGAVALIVKMDDIGLHLVKSGQSASLGRGLLVAMPVLLRALAAIGTAAMLWVGGGIIVHGLASFGFDMPEHVIHGAALAVGGGNGVIEWLVTAIGSGIVGIVVGMIVVGALHLIPRKGH, from the coding sequence ATGGCAGGTGGTTTGATCGCGTTGCTCGACGATGTTGCCGCTATTGCCAAGCTGGCCGCTGCATCCATTGATGATGTCGGTGCCGCAGCGGGCAAGGCGGGAGCCAAGGCCGCCGGCGTGGTGATCGACGATGCCGCCGTGACGCCCGGTTATGTGACCGGCTTGGCACCTTCTCGCGAGTTGCCGATCATCATGAAGATCGGCGTCGGCTCTCTGCGGAACAAGCTTTTGATCCTTTTGCCGGCAGCACTGCTCCTGTCGGCGCTTGCGCCGTGGGCGATTACCCCGATCCTGATGCTCGGCGGCGCCTATTTATGCTTCGAAGGCGCTGAGAAGCTGATCGAGAAGATGCGTGGCGAAAGCCATGGTGAGGAAGTTGTCGAAATAAGTGACCCGGCTGAACTCGAAGCGCGGCAGGTGTCGGGTGCGATCCGCACGGATTTGATCCTGTCAGCTGAAATCATGGCGATCGCGCTCGCTGAATTACCCCAGCAAAGCCTGTTGATGCAGGCGGTCGTACTCGCTGTCGTCGGTATTGCGATCACCCTGGCCGTTTACGGCGCCGTTGCGCTGATCGTGAAGATGGATGACATCGGCCTGCACCTCGTCAAAAGCGGACAGAGCGCCAGCCTCGGCCGTGGGCTGCTCGTCGCCATGCCCGTTTTGCTGAGAGCCCTTGCGGCGATCGGCACGGCCGCGATGCTGTGGGTCGGAGGCGGCATCATCGTTCATGGCCTGGCGAGCTTTGGGTTCGATATGCCGGAACATGTTATCCATGGCGCTGCGCTCGCGGTTGGCGGCGGGAACGGGGTTATCGAGTGGCTGGTGACGGCAATCGGTTCGGGGATTGTCGGGATCGTCGTCGGCATGATCGTGGTCGGGGCGCTGCATCTGATACCGCGAAAGGGTCATTAG
- the gatA gene encoding Asp-tRNA(Asn)/Glu-tRNA(Gln) amidotransferase subunit GatA, with amino-acid sequence MTELTDLGVAALRDGFRGGDFSASEVASAFNAAVAGAKALNAFIVDTPDYALAAADAADAAKAAGDALKPLAGVPIGMKDLFATKGVQTTAASHILEGFTPTYESTVSQKLWDAGAGMLGKLNLDQFAMGSSNETSAFGNVISPWRRNDGGNAALTPGGSSGGSASAIAARLCPAATGTDTGGSIRQPAAFVGISGIKPTYGRCSRWGVVAFASSLDQAGPMARDVRDCAIMLEAMSGFDPKDSTSLDLPVPQWEAGLSPDMKGKRVGIPKEYRVDGMPAEIEALWQQGIEWMRDAGAEIVEVSLPHTKYALPAYYIVAPAEASSNLARYDGVRFGQRELPEGANLQDMYAATRAAGFGDEVKRRILIGTYVLSAGYYDAYYTQAQKVRALIAQDFERAWEQCDVLLTPTAPSAAFALGEKQADPIAMYLNDVFTVPASLAGLPAMSVPGGVDAQGLPLGLQVIGKPLDEQGVLNAGLAIEQRAGFVARADKWW; translated from the coding sequence ATGACCGAACTGACCGACCTTGGCGTCGCGGCCCTTCGCGACGGGTTTCGTGGCGGCGATTTTTCCGCCAGCGAAGTGGCTAGCGCTTTCAACGCCGCCGTCGCCGGTGCGAAGGCGCTGAACGCGTTTATCGTCGATACGCCCGACTATGCACTGGCCGCCGCCGACGCCGCCGACGCGGCAAAGGCGGCGGGCGATGCGCTCAAGCCGCTGGCCGGCGTGCCGATCGGCATGAAGGACCTGTTCGCCACCAAGGGCGTCCAGACCACCGCCGCCAGCCACATTCTGGAAGGGTTCACGCCCACCTATGAATCGACCGTCTCGCAAAAGCTGTGGGATGCGGGTGCGGGGATGCTGGGCAAGCTGAACCTCGATCAGTTCGCCATGGGTTCGTCGAACGAGACGAGTGCGTTCGGCAATGTGATCAGTCCGTGGCGGCGCAACGACGGCGGCAATGCCGCGCTGACGCCGGGCGGCTCGTCGGGCGGCAGCGCATCGGCCATCGCCGCGCGGCTGTGCCCGGCGGCAACCGGCACCGACACCGGCGGCTCGATCCGACAGCCTGCCGCGTTCGTCGGCATTTCGGGCATCAAGCCGACCTATGGCCGCTGCTCGCGCTGGGGCGTCGTCGCCTTTGCCTCCTCGCTGGATCAGGCGGGGCCGATGGCGCGCGACGTGCGCGACTGTGCGATCATGCTGGAGGCCATGTCGGGCTTCGATCCCAAGGATTCGACCTCGCTCGACCTGCCGGTGCCGCAGTGGGAAGCGGGGCTGTCGCCCGACATGAAAGGCAAGCGCGTCGGTATTCCCAAGGAGTATCGCGTCGACGGCATGCCCGCCGAGATCGAGGCGCTGTGGCAGCAGGGCATCGAATGGATGCGCGATGCCGGGGCCGAGATTGTCGAGGTCTCGCTGCCCCACACCAAATATGCGCTGCCCGCTTATTACATCGTGGCCCCGGCAGAGGCTTCGTCGAATCTGGCGCGCTATGACGGCGTGCGGTTCGGTCAGCGTGAGTTGCCGGAAGGCGCGAACCTTCAGGACATGTACGCCGCTACCCGTGCTGCGGGGTTCGGGGATGAGGTGAAGCGCCGCATCCTGATCGGCACCTATGTGCTGTCGGCGGGTTATTACGACGCTTATTATACCCAGGCGCAAAAGGTTCGCGCGTTGATCGCGCAGGATTTCGAACGCGCGTGGGAACAGTGCGACGTGCTGCTGACGCCGACCGCACCGTCGGCTGCGTTCGCGCTGGGTGAAAAGCAGGCGGACCCGATCGCCATGTATCTGAACGACGTCTTCACCGTTCCCGCATCGCTCGCCGGCCTGCCCGCGATGAGCGTGCCGGGCGGCGTGGATGCACAGGGATTGCCGCTCGGCCTTCAGGTGATCGGCAAGCCTTTGGATGAACAGGGCGTGCTGAACGCGGGTCTTGCGATCGAACAGCGCGCGGGCTTTGTCGCGCGCGCGGACAAGTGGTGGTAA
- a CDS encoding DUF3089 domain-containing protein, with the protein MARKFLYLVAVLIMLAIAAAFAYRLFGVQLLRQTMVPTTGFQALPQLGESAYADPQMWLARPDKPNNPALWTPQGLTPAADPRAAVFFIHPTSYLDRSQWNAPLDDVVANDRAALFMRGQASAFNEVGAIWAPRYRQATFGAFLTNADAANKALDLAYGDVTTAFDRFLAEAGDDRPIILAGHSQGALHLSRLLKDRVAGKPLAARIVAAYVVGWPVSRTADLPEMGLPECQRADQAGCILSWQSFAEPADPSLILNTFDATTGFNGTRRAGTAMVCTNPLTGNAGDAAPASANMGALFPSADLTTATLEQGRVPARCEGRGLLMIGSPPDLGSYVLPGNNYHVFDYSLFWANIRADAARRLQAFGA; encoded by the coding sequence TTGGCCCGCAAATTCCTGTATCTGGTCGCTGTCCTCATCATGCTCGCGATTGCCGCCGCCTTTGCCTATCGCCTGTTTGGGGTGCAGCTTTTGCGCCAGACGATGGTGCCGACAACCGGGTTTCAGGCGCTGCCGCAGTTGGGGGAAAGCGCCTATGCCGATCCGCAAATGTGGCTGGCGCGACCAGACAAGCCGAACAATCCCGCGCTTTGGACGCCGCAAGGGTTGACGCCCGCCGCCGACCCACGCGCGGCCGTCTTCTTCATCCACCCGACATCCTATCTGGACCGGTCACAATGGAACGCGCCCCTTGACGATGTTGTGGCCAATGACCGGGCGGCGCTGTTCATGCGGGGGCAGGCATCGGCGTTTAACGAGGTTGGCGCGATCTGGGCGCCGCGTTATCGTCAGGCGACATTCGGCGCGTTTCTGACCAACGCCGACGCTGCGAACAAGGCGCTCGACCTGGCCTATGGCGACGTTACGACCGCGTTCGACCGTTTCCTTGCCGAAGCGGGGGACGATCGGCCCATTATCCTTGCCGGGCATAGCCAGGGTGCGCTGCATCTGTCGCGCCTGTTGAAGGATCGGGTCGCGGGCAAGCCGCTGGCGGCGCGGATCGTCGCGGCCTATGTCGTCGGCTGGCCGGTTTCGCGAACGGCTGATCTGCCCGAAATGGGGTTGCCCGAATGTCAGCGTGCCGATCAGGCCGGATGTATCCTGTCGTGGCAGAGCTTCGCCGAACCCGCCGACCCGTCGCTGATCCTCAACACGTTCGACGCTACGACTGGCTTCAACGGAACGCGGCGCGCGGGTACGGCCATGGTCTGCACCAATCCTCTGACCGGCAATGCAGGTGACGCGGCCCCGGCCTCCGCCAATATGGGCGCGCTGTTTCCCTCTGCCGATCTGACGACCGCCACGCTTGAGCAAGGACGGGTGCCTGCCCGGTGTGAGGGGCGCGGATTGCTGATGATCGGCAGTCCGCCTGACCTGGGCAGCTATGTCCTGCCGGGCAATAATTACCATGTGTTCGACTATAGCCTGTTCTGGGCCAACATCCGTGCCGATGCGGCGCGGCGTTTACAGGCGTTCGGCGCTTGA
- the ruvX gene encoding Holliday junction resolvase RuvX, which yields MIATLAADFAAALPDGGRLIGLDVGTKTIGTALCDAGWSFASGAPLIRRSKFTADKAALADLIGKQSVRGIVIGLPLNMDGSDSPRTQSTRAFARNLADMALPILLWDERWSTVAVERMMIEQDLSRAKRAERVDSLAAAHILQGAIDALANLPR from the coding sequence TTGATCGCGACACTGGCCGCCGATTTCGCCGCCGCCTTGCCCGATGGCGGGCGCCTGATCGGGCTGGACGTTGGCACCAAGACGATCGGCACCGCACTCTGCGATGCCGGGTGGAGCTTTGCCAGCGGCGCCCCGCTGATTCGGCGGAGCAAGTTCACGGCGGACAAGGCCGCGCTTGCGGACCTGATCGGCAAACAATCGGTCCGCGGGATCGTCATCGGGCTGCCGCTCAACATGGACGGCAGCGACAGCCCGCGCACGCAATCGACCCGTGCCTTCGCCCGCAACCTGGCTGACATGGCGCTGCCGATCCTGTTGTGGGACGAGCGTTGGTCGACCGTCGCGGTCGAGCGCATGATGATCGAACAGGATCTGAGCCGCGCGAAACGCGCCGAGCGGGTTGATTCGCTGGCCGCCGCGCATATCCTGCAAGGCGCGATTGACGCGCTGGCTAATCTGCCGCGCTAA
- a CDS encoding GH25 family lysozyme: MWGLGRWVGAMVVVAVLFSGTWLYAQHWRPDRREYLMQGVDISAASGAVDWGMAKARDVSFAYLLATSGDRGRDPAFEQYWSALAGSGIRRGAIHAFSLCRLAADQADHFNAVVPRADDALPAVVSFEFSANCSDRPSRDVVIREVSTFLERVERHTGGHVLLRIRPAFEEEYRLSAGIDRNLWATGNFMAPEYLSRPWRMWQANDARRVDGFEGPVGWNVVAQ, from the coding sequence ATGTGGGGACTGGGGCGCTGGGTCGGCGCCATGGTGGTTGTTGCCGTGCTCTTTTCGGGGACATGGTTGTACGCACAACATTGGCGGCCCGACCGCCGCGAATACCTGATGCAGGGGGTCGATATCAGCGCAGCCAGCGGCGCCGTGGACTGGGGAATGGCGAAGGCGCGTGACGTGAGCTTTGCCTATCTGCTCGCGACCAGCGGAGACCGCGGGCGCGATCCGGCGTTCGAGCAATATTGGAGCGCGCTGGCGGGTAGCGGGATTCGCCGTGGGGCCATTCATGCCTTTTCCCTTTGCCGCCTTGCGGCTGACCAGGCGGATCATTTCAACGCCGTCGTACCGCGCGCGGACGACGCGTTGCCAGCGGTCGTTTCGTTCGAGTTTTCGGCGAACTGTTCAGATCGCCCGTCACGCGACGTAGTCATCCGCGAAGTCTCTACGTTCCTGGAGCGTGTCGAGCGGCACACGGGTGGACATGTGCTTCTAAGGATCCGTCCCGCGTTCGAGGAGGAATATCGCCTGAGCGCCGGCATCGACCGAAATTTGTGGGCGACCGGCAATTTTATGGCGCCCGAATATCTGTCGCGGCCCTGGCGTATGTGGCAGGCGAACGACGCGCGGCGCGTGGATGGCTTTGAGGGACCAGTAGGATGGAACGTGGTGGCGCAGTGA
- the gatB gene encoding Asp-tRNA(Asn)/Glu-tRNA(Gln) amidotransferase subunit GatB → MSEYRIHGATGDWEVVIGLEVHAQVTSNAKLFSGAATAFGAEPNTQVSLVDAAMPGMLPVPNRECIRQAVRTGMAIEAQVNKWSRFDRKNYFYADLPQGYQISQLYHPLVGEGRIEIALDEKNPDAGTKSIGVERIHVEQDAGKLMHDQHPTRSYVDLNRSGVALMEIVSKPDMRSPAEAGAYVRKLRTILRYVGSCDGNMEEGSMRADVNVSVRRPGEPFGTRTETKNVNSVRFVMATIEYEAQRQVDALEAGGRVVQETRLFDPDKGETRSMRSKEDAHDYRYFPDPDLLPLELDDAFLDECRASLPELPDAKRARYVGELGLSPYNAAVLTAEAETARWFEALMKAGGETVTAKAASNWLISDLFGALNRIGKSIEDSPVSPAQGAELLRLIADGTISNTLGKQVFEIMLETGQNAETIVEERGLRQTSDTGAIEAEIAKVMAANADKVADYRGGKDKLFGFFVGQTMKAMGGKANPGVVNELLKKALDA, encoded by the coding sequence ATGAGCGAATACCGCATTCACGGCGCAACCGGCGACTGGGAAGTCGTCATTGGGCTTGAGGTCCACGCCCAGGTCACGTCCAACGCCAAGCTGTTCTCCGGGGCAGCCACCGCATTCGGCGCAGAGCCGAACACGCAGGTCAGCCTCGTCGATGCCGCGATGCCGGGCATGTTGCCTGTGCCCAATCGCGAGTGCATCCGCCAGGCTGTCCGCACCGGCATGGCGATCGAGGCTCAGGTCAACAAATGGTCGCGCTTCGACCGCAAGAACTACTTCTACGCCGATCTTCCGCAGGGCTATCAGATCAGCCAGCTTTACCACCCGCTGGTGGGTGAGGGGCGGATCGAGATTGCGCTGGATGAAAAGAACCCCGATGCCGGCACCAAGTCGATCGGAGTCGAGCGCATCCATGTCGAACAGGATGCGGGCAAGCTAATGCACGATCAGCATCCGACGCGCTCTTATGTCGATCTCAATCGCTCCGGCGTGGCGCTGATGGAGATCGTGTCGAAGCCCGATATGCGCTCGCCGGCGGAAGCGGGCGCCTATGTCCGCAAGCTTCGCACCATCCTGCGCTATGTCGGGTCATGCGACGGCAATATGGAAGAAGGCTCGATGCGCGCTGACGTGAATGTCAGCGTGCGTCGTCCCGGCGAGCCGTTTGGTACCCGCACTGAGACCAAGAACGTCAATTCGGTGCGCTTCGTCATGGCGACGATCGAATATGAGGCGCAGCGCCAGGTCGATGCGCTGGAGGCCGGTGGCCGCGTCGTGCAGGAAACCCGCCTTTTCGACCCCGACAAGGGCGAAACGCGGTCGATGCGGTCAAAGGAAGACGCGCACGATTATCGCTATTTCCCCGATCCGGACCTGCTCCCGCTGGAGCTGGACGACGCGTTCCTTGACGAATGCCGTGCCAGCCTGCCCGAACTGCCCGACGCCAAGCGAGCGCGCTATGTCGGTGAACTTGGCCTGTCGCCCTATAACGCGGCTGTTCTGACCGCCGAGGCGGAGACGGCGCGCTGGTTCGAGGCGCTGATGAAGGCAGGCGGCGAGACGGTGACGGCCAAGGCCGCGTCGAACTGGCTGATTTCCGACCTGTTCGGTGCGCTGAACCGTATTGGCAAGAGCATCGAGGATTCGCCCGTCAGTCCGGCACAGGGAGCCGAACTGTTGCGGCTGATCGCCGACGGCACCATTTCGAACACGCTTGGCAAGCAGGTGTTCGAGATCATGCTCGAAACCGGCCAGAATGCGGAGACGATTGTTGAGGAACGCGGTCTTCGCCAAACCAGCGACACCGGCGCGATCGAAGCGGAGATCGCCAAGGTGATGGCGGCGAATGCCGACAAGGTCGCCGATTATCGCGGCGGCAAGGACAAGCTGTTCGGCTTCTTCGTCGGACAGACCATGAAGGCGATGGGCGGCAAGGCCAATCCGGGCGTCGTCAACGAGCTGTTGAAAAAAGCGCTCGACGCCTGA